A region from the Vibrio sp. SS-MA-C1-2 genome encodes:
- a CDS encoding chromate transporter, producing MEMYLDIFLAFFIPNIVGYGGGPAIIPLIEAQVVGNYAWMDAARFAEVLALGNALPSPIATKMAGYIGYEVGGVIGAIIAVIATAAPTIIIMIIAMSILYKYRNAPKVKALSAWVLPVIAALMVILSYKLVVSGLEAGLFHFALLFIVAGVTLDKLKVHPTWVICSSLVYGAAFLG from the coding sequence ATGGAAATGTACTTAGATATTTTCTTAGCCTTTTTTATACCAAATATTGTTGGTTATGGCGGAGGACCTGCAATTATCCCACTGATTGAAGCTCAAGTTGTTGGGAATTATGCTTGGATGGATGCAGCTCGGTTTGCTGAAGTACTTGCTTTAGGTAATGCTTTACCTAGCCCAATTGCAACTAAGATGGCAGGCTATATTGGTTATGAGGTTGGTGGTGTAATCGGTGCAATTATTGCGGTCATTGCGACGGCGGCACCGACAATCATTATTATGATTATAGCGATGAGTATTCTATATAAGTATCGTAATGCACCAAAAGTCAAAGCGTTAAGCGCTTGGGTTTTACCGGTTATTGCGGCTTTAATGGTCATTCTAAGCTATAAATTAGTCGTTTCAGGTTTAGAGGCTGGCTTATTCCACTTCGCACTACTCTTTATTGTGGCCGGAGTAACGTTAGATAAGTTAAAAGTTCATCCAACTTGGGTTATTTGCAGTAGCTTAGTTTACGGTGCCGCTTTCTTAGGTTAA
- a CDS encoding CocE/NonD family hydrolase, whose translation MEEIIEIHHAQLPLPDKTKLAYRAWMPKNAEQKPVPVILEFLPYRKNDGTIVRDEITMPQTAAQGYACVRVDLRGCGESEGLFDDEYSPQELQDGCDVITWLAEQPWCDGNIGMVGISWGGFNSLQIAALQPPALKAIITQCSTDDRYRDDIHYSGGCLLNDNMDWAAFFWAYAQARSPDPKLVGENWLAIWKERLEKMPFLAKPWIKEQRRTDYWKQGSVCENYDAIKIPVYAMSGWADGYRNTVFTLLSNLKGPKKGLVGPWAHKYPNIAYPAPQIDYVKESVRWWDRWLKNQENGIDTEPKLHYYLQDSVKPQTDYQHRAGQWVSEPNWPSTNTEYQALYFTKNKLSTQQSSTDDIPATEQKAYLSSPQTVGLDGGRFCVGIRLDMEHPDDQRIDDAGSLFFDSEVLTESTPIAGEIIANLAFTSKTNNANLIVRVCDVHPNGEVTKITHGILNLSHRQSHEHPTLLKIDNEEQATISLNHIAYVVPKGHQVRVSLSTAYWPLIWPSSEKADLNFNLQQCKVTLPLNKTPTISSLVPPYNQAVEFKGKALRNSNGTREVTKDYKTGITTLKTFEDFGHQFYDSCETEIDFTIEQAFSIHKDDPTSAKNEITLAVEMGRENWRTAIKADYQMTCDRDYFYIKANWSASYNNETIFNKHFDEKILRDFV comes from the coding sequence ATGGAAGAGATCATTGAAATTCACCACGCCCAGCTTCCCCTACCTGATAAGACAAAACTCGCTTATCGAGCTTGGATGCCTAAAAATGCAGAACAGAAACCAGTACCAGTCATTCTTGAGTTTCTCCCTTATCGCAAGAATGATGGAACAATTGTTCGTGATGAAATCACCATGCCACAAACCGCCGCACAGGGTTATGCATGTGTACGAGTCGATTTACGAGGTTGTGGCGAATCAGAAGGTCTTTTTGATGATGAATATTCACCACAAGAGCTACAAGATGGTTGCGATGTTATTACTTGGTTAGCAGAACAACCGTGGTGTGATGGGAATATCGGAATGGTTGGGATCTCTTGGGGTGGTTTTAACTCCTTACAAATTGCAGCCCTTCAACCACCAGCGTTAAAGGCGATTATCACTCAATGTTCAACAGATGATCGTTATCGAGACGACATTCACTATTCTGGTGGCTGTCTGCTTAATGATAATATGGATTGGGCCGCTTTCTTTTGGGCTTATGCGCAAGCTCGCTCTCCTGATCCAAAATTAGTGGGCGAAAATTGGTTAGCGATTTGGAAGGAGCGGTTAGAAAAAATGCCTTTTCTTGCTAAACCATGGATAAAAGAACAGCGTAGAACTGACTATTGGAAGCAGGGATCAGTATGTGAAAACTATGATGCCATTAAAATTCCCGTTTATGCCATGAGTGGTTGGGCAGATGGTTATCGAAATACAGTATTTACCCTATTATCCAACCTTAAAGGTCCTAAAAAAGGGTTAGTGGGTCCATGGGCGCATAAATATCCTAATATTGCTTATCCAGCGCCTCAAATTGATTATGTCAAAGAATCCGTTCGATGGTGGGATCGCTGGTTAAAAAACCAAGAAAATGGCATCGATACCGAGCCTAAACTTCATTACTATTTGCAAGATAGCGTCAAGCCACAAACGGATTATCAACACCGAGCCGGTCAATGGGTATCTGAACCGAATTGGCCATCGACAAATACGGAATATCAAGCTCTCTATTTTACTAAAAACAAACTTTCAACTCAGCAATCGTCAACAGACGACATACCAGCAACAGAACAAAAAGCCTATCTATCTTCTCCTCAAACCGTTGGCTTAGATGGTGGTCGTTTCTGTGTTGGAATTCGTTTAGACATGGAACACCCTGATGATCAGCGTATCGATGATGCAGGATCATTATTTTTTGATTCAGAAGTGCTAACTGAATCCACTCCAATTGCGGGTGAAATTATCGCTAATTTGGCATTTACCAGTAAAACTAACAACGCAAATTTAATCGTTCGAGTGTGCGATGTTCATCCAAATGGTGAAGTGACAAAAATTACCCATGGTATTTTAAACTTGTCTCATCGTCAGAGCCATGAGCACCCTACTTTACTGAAAATAGACAATGAAGAACAGGCTACCATTTCACTCAATCATATCGCCTATGTCGTACCCAAAGGACATCAAGTTCGTGTTTCTCTCTCAACGGCATATTGGCCATTGATTTGGCCGAGTTCTGAAAAAGCAGATCTCAACTTTAATTTGCAACAGTGCAAAGTGACACTGCCTCTGAATAAAACCCCGACTATTTCATCTTTGGTTCCACCGTACAATCAAGCGGTCGAATTCAAAGGAAAAGCATTACGAAACTCAAATGGCACAAGAGAAGTAACCAAAGATTATAAAACAGGCATAACTACATTAAAAACCTTTGAAGATTTTGGTCATCAGTTTTATGACTCCTGTGAGACAGAAATAGATTTCACCATTGAACAAGCATTTTCGATTCATAAGGATGATCCTACTAGCGCAAAAAATGAAATTACTTTAGCGGTCGAAATGGGAAGAGAAAACTGGAGAACAGCCATTAAAGCGGATTATCAAATGACCTGTGACCGAGACTATTTTTATATTAAAGCCAATTGGTCGGCAAGTTATAACAATGAAACAATTTTTAATAAGCACTTTGATGAGAAAATATTGCGAGATTTTGTTTAA
- a CDS encoding tripartite tricarboxylate transporter permease, with protein sequence MFVDVLDAASQLFTLETMMLMAAGTFGGLLAGSIPGFTITMAIVLTLPFTFGMSPIQGLATMISVMVGGLSGGLMSGMLTGIPGTPSSIATTFDGFPLVRKGKPGLALGIGVWASFFGGIFSSIVLVLLAPQLANIGLEFGPWDYFSLVLFALTITASLSNGSLVKGLIAGALGLLVACIGTDDLNGVERFTFGTEFLVDGFDFLPVLIGLFAFSQLLGDLSDKKKAKEPLMKNPGQATKINHFAAISQVLSSWVNLCRSSVIGVFTGILPAAGSSISNVLAYDQAKKASKEKDEFGKGHPDGIIAPEAANNATAGGSLISMMALGIPGDVVTAVMLGALMVHNIVPSPGFISEQPVLANGIFIAFFIAHFFMVALQSLCLKAFVQVTRVPMYTLASVILLYCSVGVFSLNNLEADIWTLFIFGMVGFVLKGLGFPLAPMILGVVLGHIAEINFSRALSTDSNLMVFITRPWSLFFIILALFSSCFPLYQKGKSISATWAPYFMPIMLFSLSIPLFMMDGYIRSVIGVFIVLMGIYNIYQHRKNRVMFNKEVTNA encoded by the coding sequence ATGTTTGTAGATGTTTTAGATGCAGCAAGCCAGTTGTTTACTTTAGAAACAATGATGCTCATGGCTGCGGGCACTTTTGGTGGTTTGCTGGCCGGTTCTATCCCCGGTTTTACCATTACTATGGCGATTGTATTAACATTACCATTTACATTTGGAATGAGCCCAATTCAAGGGTTAGCCACTATGATCTCCGTGATGGTCGGGGGATTATCTGGCGGTTTAATGTCCGGGATGTTAACTGGTATTCCAGGAACGCCATCATCAATAGCAACAACTTTTGATGGTTTTCCTTTGGTACGAAAAGGGAAGCCAGGTTTAGCATTAGGAATTGGTGTTTGGGCATCTTTTTTTGGTGGCATATTTTCATCAATTGTATTGGTATTACTGGCCCCTCAATTAGCTAACATTGGTTTGGAATTTGGGCCTTGGGATTATTTCTCATTAGTTCTTTTTGCTTTGACTATTACCGCTAGCTTATCTAATGGTAGCTTAGTCAAAGGACTAATTGCTGGTGCATTAGGTCTCTTGGTTGCATGTATTGGTACCGATGATCTTAATGGTGTTGAGCGTTTTACATTTGGTACTGAGTTTCTAGTTGATGGTTTTGATTTTCTGCCAGTATTAATTGGTTTATTTGCATTTTCCCAGCTTCTTGGTGATTTGTCTGATAAAAAGAAAGCGAAAGAGCCTTTGATGAAAAATCCAGGCCAAGCAACAAAGATTAATCATTTTGCAGCCATTAGTCAGGTTCTATCTAGTTGGGTAAATTTGTGTCGTTCTAGTGTTATTGGTGTATTTACTGGAATTCTTCCTGCAGCAGGCAGTTCTATATCAAATGTATTGGCTTATGATCAAGCTAAGAAAGCTTCAAAAGAGAAAGACGAATTTGGTAAAGGTCACCCTGATGGGATCATCGCACCTGAAGCTGCAAATAATGCTACTGCTGGTGGCTCATTAATTTCTATGATGGCACTGGGTATTCCTGGGGATGTGGTAACTGCTGTTATGTTAGGGGCATTAATGGTTCACAATATTGTACCAAGTCCTGGTTTTATTAGTGAACAGCCAGTCTTAGCTAATGGGATTTTTATCGCGTTCTTTATTGCCCATTTCTTTATGGTCGCTTTACAGTCACTTTGTTTGAAAGCATTTGTACAAGTAACTCGCGTACCAATGTATACATTGGCTTCGGTGATTCTGCTTTATTGTTCGGTAGGTGTTTTTTCTCTGAATAATTTAGAAGCTGATATATGGACTTTATTTATTTTTGGTATGGTTGGTTTTGTATTAAAAGGATTAGGATTTCCACTAGCACCGATGATCTTGGGTGTTGTGTTGGGTCATATCGCAGAAATTAATTTTTCTCGAGCATTATCAACAGATTCTAATTTAATGGTATTTATCACGCGACCTTGGTCTCTGTTTTTTATTATTTTAGCCTTATTTTCTTCATGCTTTCCTCTTTATCAAAAAGGGAAGTCAATTAGTGCTACATGGGCTCCTTACTTTATGCCCATCATGCTTTTTTCATTATCAATTCCACTATTTATGATGGATGGCTATATTCGTTCAGTTATTGGTGTTTTTATTGTTTTAATGGGAATTTACAATATTTATCAACATAGAAAAAATCGAGTTATGTTTAATAAGGAAGTAACAAATGCTTAG
- a CDS encoding ABC transporter substrate-binding protein, producing the protein MIKNRITQTLLFTLGLSTFSTLSHAANVPDNVQLAPQQELVRGNGMEVASIDPHKAEGMPESHIMRDLFEGLVNQDGDGNTVAGTAESWQTTDNRTFTFTLRQDAKWSNGDTVTANDFVYSFQRIVDPNEAAPYAWFVETMTIKNATAVINGEKDKSELGIKAIDEHTLEIQLSEALPYFVDMLSHMALKPVHQETVEKFGDKWTKPENFVGNGAYQINKWVVNERIEVVRNPHYWDNENTVINKVTFLPIDNQISEMNRFFSNEIDITYEVPLEHFKHIKKKNPESLGVIPSLCSYYYAFNTRKAPFDDVRVRKALSYTIDRDIISNAVLGQGQKPAYLLTPEVVAGFEPKIPEYASMSRQERTKKAQELLAEAGFNEDNPLNFSLLYNTSESHKKVAIAIQSMWKKSLPVNVDLYNKEWKTYLDDQREGNFDVTRAGWCGDYNEASTFLGLMKSGIVSNQPKFANTDYDAIMQKAITVEDSVERNMLYNQAESVLANEMPIAPIYQYVQPRLIKPSVGGFPFNNGLEQIYSKDLYIKAN; encoded by the coding sequence ATGATAAAAAATAGAATCACTCAAACACTTCTTTTTACTTTAGGTCTCTCTACCTTTTCAACCCTTTCTCACGCGGCCAACGTGCCAGATAATGTTCAATTAGCACCCCAACAAGAGTTAGTGCGTGGTAATGGAATGGAAGTGGCTTCAATCGATCCACATAAAGCGGAAGGTATGCCAGAATCTCATATTATGCGCGACCTTTTTGAAGGCCTTGTGAATCAAGATGGTGATGGGAATACCGTAGCTGGAACGGCAGAGAGCTGGCAAACAACGGATAATCGAACATTCACATTTACACTTCGTCAAGATGCAAAATGGTCAAATGGTGACACTGTCACGGCAAATGACTTTGTTTATAGTTTTCAGCGAATTGTCGACCCAAATGAAGCGGCACCGTACGCTTGGTTTGTAGAAACAATGACCATTAAGAATGCCACCGCAGTTATTAATGGCGAGAAAGATAAGTCTGAACTTGGTATTAAAGCCATTGATGAACATACATTAGAGATCCAATTATCTGAAGCGCTCCCTTATTTTGTTGATATGTTAAGCCATATGGCATTAAAACCGGTTCATCAGGAAACCGTAGAAAAGTTTGGCGATAAATGGACAAAGCCAGAAAACTTTGTCGGTAATGGTGCCTATCAAATCAATAAATGGGTAGTAAACGAGCGTATCGAAGTTGTTCGTAACCCACATTACTGGGATAACGAAAATACTGTTATCAATAAAGTAACTTTCTTACCGATAGATAACCAAATCTCGGAGATGAACCGTTTCTTCTCTAATGAGATTGATATCACTTATGAAGTTCCACTTGAACACTTTAAGCATATCAAAAAGAAAAATCCAGAGTCTTTAGGCGTCATTCCGAGCTTGTGTTCTTACTATTACGCATTTAATACTCGTAAAGCGCCGTTTGATGATGTTCGCGTGCGTAAAGCCCTCTCTTACACCATCGATCGAGATATCATCTCGAATGCTGTTTTAGGTCAAGGTCAAAAACCCGCTTACTTACTGACTCCAGAAGTTGTTGCAGGGTTTGAACCAAAAATCCCTGAATATGCATCGATGAGCCGTCAAGAGCGAACTAAAAAAGCTCAGGAATTATTAGCTGAAGCTGGATTCAATGAAGATAACCCACTTAACTTCTCATTACTCTACAATACGTCGGAGAGTCATAAAAAAGTCGCTATCGCGATTCAATCCATGTGGAAGAAGTCACTGCCTGTCAATGTTGATCTCTATAATAAAGAGTGGAAAACGTATTTAGACGATCAGCGTGAAGGGAATTTTGATGTGACTCGTGCAGGTTGGTGTGGCGATTATAACGAAGCATCGACGTTCTTAGGGTTAATGAAGTCAGGGATTGTTTCTAATCAGCCTAAATTTGCTAACACTGATTACGATGCTATCATGCAAAAAGCGATTACGGTTGAAGATAGCGTAGAGAGAAACATGCTTTACAATCAAGCCGAATCTGTATTGGCGAATGAAATGCCAATTGCCCCTATTTACCAATATGTCCAACCGAGATTAATTAAGCCAAGTGTGGGTGGATTCCCATTCAATAACGGTTTAGAACAGATCTATTCTAAAGATCTTTATATTAAAGCGAACTAA
- a CDS encoding chromate transporter encodes MKKQIDLFNAFFRIGIFGFGGGPTMIPLVHKEVVDNYKWMEDDEFSNVLAIGNTLPGPIATKMAGYIGYKVGGVTGCINAVFATIIPIIIVMIVGLGLLNEYRDTPWVKGMAMGVVPVVAWMMSKLCYDFFLKGYKAVGVISTAILSVASLILVLSFGVHPGLIVAAVILGVFIKPEKKLESKSTKQSG; translated from the coding sequence ATGAAAAAACAAATAGATCTATTTAATGCTTTTTTTAGAATTGGTATTTTTGGATTTGGAGGGGGACCAACGATGATCCCTCTTGTTCATAAAGAAGTTGTTGATAACTATAAATGGATGGAAGACGATGAGTTTTCCAATGTTTTAGCCATCGGGAATACCTTACCTGGGCCAATTGCAACAAAAATGGCAGGGTATATTGGTTATAAGGTTGGAGGGGTTACCGGTTGCATTAATGCTGTATTTGCTACCATTATTCCAATTATCATCGTTATGATTGTTGGATTAGGCCTTTTAAATGAGTATCGTGATACACCTTGGGTCAAAGGAATGGCGATGGGAGTGGTACCTGTTGTTGCCTGGATGATGTCTAAGTTATGTTATGACTTTTTCTTAAAAGGTTATAAAGCTGTGGGGGTGATATCTACAGCAATTTTGTCAGTGGCTTCGCTTATTCTTGTCTTGTCCTTTGGAGTACATCCTGGATTAATTGTTGCCGCAGTTATTCTAGGTGTATTTATAAAGCCTGAAAAGAAACTTGAGTCTAAATCAACAAAGCAAAGTGGGTGA
- a CDS encoding AarF/ABC1/UbiB kinase family protein, protein MSKKERDLPTNRISRFGNFASLATRVAGNVIKEGSKQLAQGNKPQIKDLLLTPGNIQRLTDQLAHLRGAAMKLGQMLSMDAGDILDPELAKILARLRSDADPMPAKQLSKTMEQGLGEDWKSLFLSFTYKPLASASIGQVHQAHTDDGDRVAVKVQYPGVKNSIDSDVNNVGTLLNVVGLIPKGVNYQELLEDAKIQLHDEADYLREADFAQQYKTLLNDNKNFIVPDIYPECSCDTVLTMTFIDGVAIESLVDEPQEVKDRVLKQLITLFFRELFEFKMVQTDPNYANYLYCKESGRVALLDFGATRVYSEKISEGYRVAFRSVLEGDKVELNRALEKIGFFSQDIVPEQRETILDLVVVACEPVIYQDEFDFKNSDLSKRLQDAGKVLSLEQNYWHTPPSDALFLHRKIGGMYLLASHLGSRVNVHELLLPHLYPDGQRG, encoded by the coding sequence ATGTCCAAGAAAGAGAGAGATCTTCCGACCAACAGAATTTCTCGTTTTGGCAATTTTGCATCATTAGCGACCCGAGTAGCAGGCAATGTCATCAAGGAAGGGAGCAAACAATTAGCTCAGGGGAATAAGCCGCAAATTAAGGATCTGCTTCTGACACCCGGTAATATTCAACGTTTAACGGATCAACTTGCACACCTTCGTGGTGCGGCGATGAAACTAGGACAAATGTTGTCTATGGATGCTGGGGATATTTTAGATCCTGAACTGGCGAAGATTCTTGCAAGGTTAAGGTCCGATGCCGACCCAATGCCTGCTAAACAGTTAAGCAAAACAATGGAGCAAGGGTTGGGCGAGGATTGGAAGTCGTTATTTCTCTCATTTACCTATAAGCCCTTAGCCAGTGCTTCTATCGGGCAAGTTCATCAAGCTCATACCGATGATGGCGATAGAGTGGCGGTAAAAGTACAGTATCCTGGCGTTAAAAATAGTATCGATAGCGATGTAAATAATGTGGGCACATTGCTGAATGTCGTTGGACTGATCCCTAAGGGTGTTAATTATCAGGAGTTACTTGAGGATGCTAAAATACAGCTACATGATGAAGCGGATTATCTGAGAGAAGCCGATTTTGCTCAACAATATAAAACACTATTAAATGATAACAAAAATTTTATTGTTCCCGATATTTATCCAGAATGTAGTTGTGATACCGTATTGACAATGACGTTTATCGACGGTGTTGCGATTGAAAGTTTAGTTGATGAGCCTCAAGAAGTGAAAGATCGAGTATTAAAACAGTTAATCACTCTGTTTTTCCGTGAATTGTTTGAATTTAAGATGGTTCAGACGGATCCCAATTATGCCAATTATCTTTATTGTAAAGAGAGTGGGAGAGTGGCATTACTCGATTTTGGAGCAACACGAGTCTATAGCGAAAAAATAAGCGAGGGTTATCGAGTTGCTTTTCGATCGGTACTGGAAGGCGATAAAGTTGAATTAAATCGTGCGCTGGAAAAGATAGGCTTTTTTAGTCAAGATATTGTGCCAGAACAACGAGAGACGATTTTAGATCTAGTGGTTGTGGCTTGTGAGCCTGTCATTTATCAAGATGAGTTTGATTTTAAAAACAGTGATCTTTCAAAGCGTTTACAAGATGCAGGTAAAGTCTTGAGTTTAGAACAAAATTATTGGCATACTCCGCCTTCCGACGCCCTGTTTTTACATCGAAAAATTGGAGGGATGTATCTTTTAGCCTCTCACCTTGGTAGTCGGGTTAATGTCCATGAGCTGCTATTACCTCATCTTTACCCTGATGGTCAAAGGGGATAA
- a CDS encoding gamma-glutamyltransferase family protein, producing MLSNDGLSYPYTSQRMATYAKNGMVATSQPLAAQIGADILKNGGNAIDAAIATAAALTVVEPTGCGIGGDAFAIVWVKDKLYGLNGSSFAPEALTPELMTEQGHDKMPLYGWTPVTVPGIPASWAALSERFGKLPFADLMEPAAKLADDGFPVSPTISFLWEKAENTFSSALNDELKQAWLEMFTIEGKTPAPGELFRSPGHASTLREIGATKASSFYHGELADKIDAFSQQTGGLIRKSDLERYEVEWVTPISINYKGYDVWEIPPNGQGMVALMALNMLKNDTFSSRDDLDTIHKQCEAMKLAYVDGQAYITQSDKMSVSVEGLLSDEYAQTRRNLIGSKAIEPSVGKPPAGGTVYLAVADNEGNMVSFIQSNYHGFGSGVVVPGTGIALQNRGENFSLDPNHDNYLQPNKKTYHTIIPGFITKGKEPVGPFGVMGGFMQPQGHMQVVMNMVDFGLNPQSALDAPRWQWMGGMNIGLEQAMPNHIVTGMLRKGHHVQVASDYTTYGRGQIIVKDPKSGVLCGGTEARTDGSIAAF from the coding sequence ATGCTTAGTAATGATGGATTATCTTACCCATACACATCACAACGTATGGCAACCTATGCAAAAAATGGAATGGTTGCTACTTCTCAACCTTTGGCTGCACAAATTGGTGCTGATATTTTAAAAAATGGCGGTAATGCAATTGATGCTGCTATAGCAACAGCTGCTGCTCTAACCGTTGTTGAACCTACGGGTTGTGGTATTGGTGGAGATGCCTTTGCTATTGTATGGGTCAAAGATAAATTATATGGTTTAAATGGTTCTAGTTTTGCTCCAGAAGCATTAACACCTGAACTAATGACTGAGCAAGGTCATGATAAGATGCCTCTTTATGGATGGACTCCGGTTACCGTTCCCGGTATTCCTGCGTCATGGGCTGCATTAAGTGAACGTTTTGGTAAATTACCTTTTGCTGATTTGATGGAACCAGCGGCTAAGTTAGCTGACGATGGTTTCCCTGTTTCACCGACTATTAGCTTCTTGTGGGAAAAAGCAGAAAATACATTTTCATCCGCACTAAATGATGAGTTGAAGCAAGCTTGGCTAGAGATGTTTACAATTGAAGGCAAAACACCGGCTCCTGGTGAGTTATTTAGAAGTCCTGGTCATGCATCAACACTACGTGAAATTGGAGCAACGAAAGCAAGTAGTTTTTATCATGGCGAGTTGGCAGATAAAATTGATGCTTTTTCACAACAAACTGGCGGTTTAATTCGTAAAAGTGACTTAGAGCGTTATGAGGTTGAGTGGGTAACACCTATCAGTATCAACTATAAAGGTTATGATGTTTGGGAGATCCCACCAAATGGTCAAGGAATGGTTGCATTAATGGCATTAAACATGCTTAAAAATGACACATTTTCTAGCCGTGATGATTTAGATACTATCCATAAACAGTGCGAAGCAATGAAACTTGCTTACGTTGATGGGCAAGCTTATATTACCCAGAGTGATAAGATGTCAGTATCTGTTGAAGGATTATTATCTGATGAATATGCTCAAACGAGACGTAATCTAATTGGAAGTAAAGCGATAGAACCTTCTGTTGGTAAGCCTCCTGCTGGTGGCACCGTTTACTTGGCAGTTGCTGATAATGAAGGGAATATGGTTTCATTTATCCAAAGCAACTATCACGGATTTGGATCTGGTGTTGTTGTGCCTGGTACAGGAATTGCCTTACAAAATCGTGGTGAGAACTTTTCATTGGATCCTAACCATGATAACTATCTTCAACCGAATAAGAAAACGTATCACACAATTATCCCTGGTTTCATCACTAAAGGAAAAGAGCCTGTTGGTCCATTTGGGGTAATGGGTGGGTTTATGCAGCCACAGGGGCATATGCAAGTTGTAATGAATATGGTTGATTTTGGTTTAAATCCTCAATCTGCTCTTGATGCACCTCGTTGGCAATGGATGGGTGGAATGAATATCGGTTTAGAGCAAGCAATGCCAAATCATATTGTGACAGGAATGCTGCGCAAAGGACATCATGTTCAAGTCGCTTCTGATTATACGACTTATGGTCGAGGACAGATCATTGTGAAAGATCCTAAGTCTGGTGTTTTATGTGGTGGTACAGAAGCGCGTACTGACGGCTCAATTGCAGCATTTTAG